A stretch of DNA from Candidatus Babeliales bacterium:
ATTTTTGAACTACATCCTCAACATCCTAATTTTACAAAAAAGTAACTATTTCTCTTAAGTTTTTTGAACAAATCATGATATCTACCTCTAACAAATTATGCTATTATTGATAAGCATTAACTGAGGAGTATCATATGATTTTATCTGGCAATGAAATTTACCGTCAACTAAATAAAAATATTATTATTGAACCATTTCATTACGCTCAATTGAACCCCAATAGCTATAATCTTCGATTGCATAATAAATTGCTAGTTTACACTGATTCAATCTTAGATATGAAACGTAAGCACGAAACAAAAGGAATTATTATTCCTCAAGAAGGGATAGTATTAGAACCAAATAAATTATATCTTGGCCGAACTATAGAATATACAAAAACTGAAAATTTTGTGCCTATGCTAGAAGGAAGATCTTCAATTGGTCGCCTTGGCCTTTTTATTCATGTGACTGCTGGATTTGGTGATGTAGGTTTTGCCGGTTTTTGGACGTTAGAAATCTTTTGTATTCAGCCTATTCGTATTTATCCATCTACTGAGATATGCCAAATTTATTATCATACGATTCATGGTGATTTTACTCGCTATCAAAGTAATAAATACCAGGATAATAAAGATATTCAGCCAAGTTTTTTATATAAAGATTTTGATGAAATTTAGAACTGAATATGTTACTTAATTTACCTACGTGCTTTTGCTGACTTGTTTTCAACTTGTTTTATACTTTCTTTTAATGATTGCAATAATTCTTTCGGTACTTTTTTTAATACTGCTTTTTGCGCTCGCTTTTTAATAACTTTTTTCCCTTCAGTAACTCGTTGAATTTGCTTTTGAAGTTCTTCATTAAAAGTATCTTTAAAATCAGTTATATCAAATTCTTTTTTTGTTAATGATTTTATAAATTTTTCAGCAAGATTACGTTCTTGTTTCGTTACTTCTGCGGTAACTTTTACCGATAATTCTTCTACCCGCGAAATTGGTCTAATTTCATACGCATAATTCAACGTAGATAATAAAAAACCTGTTTGATAAGGTTGGATGCTGCATACATATTCTTTTTCACGCAGTACAAATTTACCAATTGCAGTCACTTGCATTTCTTTCATAATTTCTGTGAACAGAAAATATGCTTTTTCTGTCACTTTTTGCGGGGCTAAATAATAATGAGAATCAAAATAAATTGGGTCTATTTTTGTTATATCAATAAATTCAATAACTTCAATAACATCAATAGTTTCCGGTTTCATTTTTTCAATTTGCTCTTTTGTTAAAATAAAATAAGAACCATCCGCCAATTCTTTTCCCTTAATAACATCTCCCCATTCAATTATTTTTTTACAATGAGGACAAAACCGTTGATAAGAAAGAGGGGTATGGCATTTTGCATGTAATAATTTAAATCCTAAAGATTGTGATTCTATTGCTGAATATAATTTTATTGGAATGTTAACTAATCCAAATGCTAACCTTCCCTTCCATAATGCTTTCATCTTTTTTCCTTTTTTTTAATTTTTTACAAGAATTAGTATGAAAAGAAATACATTAAAATATCTAGGATTTTTTAACAAAAATAGGACCAATTTCTTGGTCCTAAATTATCACTAATAAAATTTTTGCTTTTTTTAGCAAACACATTTTTCTTTTGATTTGCCACATGAGTCACATTTTTTGCATTTTTCGCAAGTTTTGCCTTCTTTACGGCACATTTCGCAACTTCTTTTTTCGTTATTATTATTCATATTATTATTGTTATTATTATTATCATTCATAAAAACTCCTTTTAAATATATATTAAAAAACAAGAAAAAATTTATCTATTTTTTAATCGGCTCAGGACGACAAGTACAATCCATGTTTGGCTTACCGCATCTAACACATTCTAAAACACTTTTAATTTCTTTAATACATTCAGCACATTTTTCACCTTCTTGCAAGCACATTTGGCAACGATCTCTTGGTTCGTTATTCATTATTGTCCCTTTAATAATAATTTATTTAATTTTAATTATTATATTTTTTTATATCGGTACATAGTTGCGTATTTTTTTCTTTGTTGTTTTTTTTGTTTTTCGAGCTCTTCTTCCTTTTTCTTTATCTGTTCTCCCTTTTTTTTGATAATTTCTACAACCCCTCTATATTTTGATGGCTTTAAAGGAAACGGGTATAAAGGAAGTACTATATTAGGTGGAAGCGGAATAATCTTGTTTTCATCAAAAAACTCATTTGCTAGAAACTTAACATAGAAAATTTTATCTAACATCCCAAAATATATTTTATGTTCATCAGGAGTATCATAATAAGAAATAATAACATTATGAAGCTCTACGGGATCACCGCCAATTTCAAACGGATTGCGGCAAATTAATTTTCTTATAAAATGTCTTACCTGTATTTTAAATTCCCATTCAGCGGGTATAAACCCATCAATAATTTGATAAAAATCAAATTCGGTTGCATCTATTTGAGAAAAATAAAAATAAGAACGTTTCGTTATATTAGGTACAATAATGGGAAATAATTTGTCATCACCAGGTTCATCATCAATAATCTTAAGAGACGTTAAAATTTCACCACGAGTAAATTCTTGTAATGAACTTAAAAAATTTTCGGGTTGAATTATAATAAAAGCTTTATTCTTTATTATAATTTCACGATCTTCTGCCTGTGCAGCCTCTACTAAAACACGAGTTAATCTAAATATTTTTTTATCAAATTCAATTACTGAAAACCATTCAGTACCTGGAAATCGAATAACGGGGATCTGAACATACGGAAGCGCTAAATTTTCATGTGGATGAACAGATAAAACTAAATTTGATAATGATGGTAATTCTTTTTTATTAGAAAAAGGATCCATAAATGCATGACTCAATAAAAAAAAATCATCAAAATTCTGATCGGTTTTTGAAATTATAAATCTTTGGGTACTCTCATCATATTCTAAATTAATTAGCTTTGAAGTTATAACTGAATATAGTAAAGAACTCGCAATTACTGCATAATTCAAAGCAATAGGATGTTCAACCCTTAAAGGCAATGATTTATCAGCTTTAAGTGGGTAGGTATAAGGTTGCTCATAAGGTAACTTAAGATGCGGTCCACCTATTTTACACGTATCATAATAAAATAATTTTGTTTTTATGCTATTATTCCAAAACTTTAAAAGCTGTTTGAACCCATTTATGGATAATCCAGCGATAATTTCGTCTGATCCATGTCCATTTAAATATAAATACCATTCGTTCAAACATTGTATAATTTGCTGGGGATTATTACCCAAATCATTTTTTGTCACAAAAATTTTAGATAATAAAAAGAAAAATTCTTTTTCAAAATCAATTTTAACATTTATATTAAACTTCTTGTAATCAAAAGGATCTTGCACAGTTTCTTGATTAGAGTATTTAAGACCTAAGAAGATATCTTCGAATGGGATATTTACTGTACATTCTAATTCTTTTAGCTCTTTTTCAAACCTTTCTCGTTCAGTGCTATTCAATAATTCTTTTGCTTTTTCAATATCCTTAAGTTTTTGAGAATGATGATCTTTTAATTCATTGATATAATTTTTCGGAATTAATAAAAGAAAGTAATCAC
This window harbors:
- a CDS encoding Ku protein, producing the protein MKALWKGRLAFGLVNIPIKLYSAIESQSLGFKLLHAKCHTPLSYQRFCPHCKKIIEWGDVIKGKELADGSYFILTKEQIEKMKPETIDVIEVIEFIDITKIDPIYFDSHYYLAPQKVTEKAYFLFTEIMKEMQVTAIGKFVLREKEYVCSIQPYQTGFLLSTLNYAYEIRPISRVEELSVKVTAEVTKQERNLAEKFIKSLTKKEFDITDFKDTFNEELQKQIQRVTEGKKVIKKRAQKAVLKKVPKELLQSLKESIKQVENKSAKARR
- the dcd gene encoding dCTP deaminase, whose product is MILSGNEIYRQLNKNIIIEPFHYAQLNPNSYNLRLHNKLLVYTDSILDMKRKHETKGIIIPQEGIVLEPNKLYLGRTIEYTKTENFVPMLEGRSSIGRLGLFIHVTAGFGDVGFAGFWTLEIFCIQPIRIYPSTEICQIYYHTIHGDFTRYQSNKYQDNKDIQPSFLYKDFDEI